A genomic segment from Actinoplanes sichuanensis encodes:
- a CDS encoding glycoside hydrolase family 27 protein, producing MRRTLAILLAIGLTLTGAPAAHALDNGVARTPPMGWNSWNTFGCNINESLIRGMADAIVSSGMRDRGYQYVVVDDCWFNPNRDSAGNLQGDPTRFPSGMKALGDYLHGKGLKFGIYQVPVDKTCAQYFNSYPGATGSQGHEVQDARQFAAWGVDYLKYDWCSPNGTINDQVATFAKMRDALAATGRPILYSINPNSIHAKTGPQRNWGDVANIWRTTEDISAAWDTGQTNGYPMGVKNIVDVTVPLAGYARPGAFNDPDMMEVGRSGLTDTEQRSHFALWAIMASPLIAGNDVRSQSTTTRDILTNPRLIAINQDTLGLQGTQVSFDGTRRVLAKRLSNGDVAVALFNQGGSTTTISTTAAAIGKSGSSFTLQDAWSGGTSTSTGTISASVPAHGTAVYRVSGGGTTPTPTGSTLVSAASGRCLDVPNSNTANGTQPVVWDCNGQANQRWTVSGQSLQALGKCLDAPTGATAGSKVQLWDCNGQTNQQWTINTDGTVRGTASGLCLDVDRNLTANGTPVLLWTCSAAANQRWSRA from the coding sequence ATGAGGAGAACACTGGCGATCCTGCTGGCCATCGGCCTGACCCTGACCGGCGCACCGGCCGCCCACGCCCTCGACAACGGCGTCGCCCGTACCCCGCCGATGGGTTGGAACAGCTGGAACACGTTCGGCTGCAACATCAACGAATCGCTGATCCGCGGCATGGCCGACGCGATCGTCAGCAGTGGCATGCGCGACCGCGGCTACCAGTACGTCGTCGTCGACGACTGCTGGTTCAACCCCAACCGCGACTCCGCCGGCAACCTGCAGGGCGACCCCACCCGGTTCCCCAGCGGGATGAAGGCCCTCGGCGACTACCTGCACGGCAAAGGGCTGAAGTTCGGCATCTACCAGGTGCCGGTCGACAAGACCTGCGCCCAGTACTTCAACAGCTATCCCGGCGCCACCGGCAGCCAGGGACACGAGGTGCAGGACGCCCGCCAGTTCGCCGCCTGGGGAGTCGACTACCTCAAATACGACTGGTGCTCACCCAACGGCACCATCAACGACCAGGTCGCCACGTTCGCCAAGATGCGTGACGCCCTCGCCGCCACCGGCCGACCGATCCTGTACAGCATCAACCCCAACAGCATCCACGCCAAGACCGGCCCGCAACGCAACTGGGGCGACGTCGCCAACATCTGGCGCACCACCGAGGACATCAGCGCCGCCTGGGACACCGGCCAGACCAACGGCTACCCGATGGGCGTGAAGAACATCGTCGACGTGACCGTGCCGCTGGCCGGATACGCCCGACCCGGAGCGTTCAACGACCCGGACATGATGGAGGTCGGCCGCAGCGGCCTGACCGACACCGAACAGCGCAGCCACTTCGCGCTCTGGGCGATCATGGCGTCGCCGCTGATCGCCGGCAACGACGTGCGCTCGCAGAGCACCACCACTCGCGACATCCTCACCAACCCCCGGCTGATCGCGATCAACCAGGACACCCTCGGACTGCAGGGGACCCAGGTCTCCTTCGACGGCACACGCCGGGTGCTGGCCAAGCGGCTGTCCAACGGTGACGTCGCGGTGGCCCTGTTCAACCAGGGCGGCTCCACCACGACGATCTCGACCACCGCGGCCGCCATCGGCAAGAGCGGCAGCTCGTTCACCCTCCAGGACGCCTGGAGCGGTGGCACCTCGACGAGCACCGGCACCATCAGCGCGAGCGTGCCCGCGCACGGCACCGCCGTCTACCGGGTCAGCGGCGGCGGCACCACCCCGACACCGACCGGCTCCACCCTGGTCAGCGCCGCCTCCGGCCGCTGCCTCGACGTGCCGAACAGCAACACCGCCAACGGCACCCAGCCGGTCGTCTGGGACTGCAACGGCCAGGCCAACCAGCGCTGGACCGTCAGCGGCCAGAGCCTGCAGGCCCTCGGCAAATGCCTCGACGCCCCGACCGGCGCCACCGCCGGAAGCAAGGTCCAGCTCTGGGACTGCAACGGGCAGACCAACCAGCAATGGACGATCAACACCGACGGCACCGTACGCGGGACCGCCTCCGGCCTGTGCCTGGACGTCGACCGCAACCTGACCGCCAACGGCACGCCGGTCCTGCTGTGGACCTGCAGCGCCGCCGCCAACCAGCGATGGAGCCGAGCCTGA
- a CDS encoding endo-1,4-beta-xylanase: MSLFQRSRSVLLAVAAAGVVVASGVAVIGTAEAATTLGASAAEKGRYFGAAIAAGRLGDSTYTGILTREFNSVTPENEMKWDATEPSQGRFTFTNGDRILNQGLSNGSKVRGHALLWHAQQPGWAQSLSGSALRSAAINHVTQVATHYKGKIHSWDVVNEAFADGGSGGRRDSNLQRTGNDWIEAAFRAARAADPAAKLCYNDYNTDGVNAKSTGIYNMVRDFKSRGVPIDCVGFQSHLGTGIAGDYQANLQRFADLGVDVQITELDVAQGGNQANIYAAVTRACLAVSRCTGITVWGIRDSDSWRTGENPLLFDNSGNKKAAYTSVLNALNAGGTTTPPSPSSPSPSTPPQPGGACSATISLNSWNGGFVATVRVTAGSAGLNGWTVGVTLPSGTAVTGTWSASGSGTSGAVTFRNVSYNGQLSAGGATEFGFQGTGAGPTATPTCSAG, encoded by the coding sequence ATGTCCCTGTTCCAGAGAAGCCGCTCCGTGCTGCTGGCCGTGGCCGCGGCCGGAGTCGTCGTCGCCTCCGGTGTCGCCGTGATCGGCACCGCCGAGGCGGCCACCACGCTCGGCGCGTCGGCGGCGGAGAAAGGCCGCTACTTCGGTGCGGCGATCGCCGCCGGCCGGCTCGGCGACAGCACCTACACCGGCATCCTGACCCGCGAGTTCAACTCGGTCACGCCGGAGAACGAGATGAAGTGGGACGCCACCGAGCCATCACAGGGCCGGTTCACCTTCACCAACGGTGACCGGATCCTCAACCAGGGTCTGTCCAACGGCTCCAAGGTCCGCGGTCACGCCCTGTTGTGGCACGCCCAGCAGCCCGGCTGGGCTCAGTCGCTGTCCGGCAGCGCGCTGCGCAGTGCGGCGATCAACCACGTCACCCAGGTCGCCACCCACTACAAGGGCAAGATCCATTCGTGGGACGTGGTCAACGAGGCCTTCGCCGACGGTGGCAGCGGCGGCCGTCGCGACTCCAACCTGCAGCGCACCGGCAACGACTGGATCGAGGCCGCCTTCCGCGCCGCCCGGGCCGCCGACCCGGCCGCGAAGCTCTGCTACAACGACTACAACACCGACGGCGTCAACGCGAAGTCCACCGGGATCTACAACATGGTCCGTGACTTCAAGTCCCGCGGCGTGCCGATCGACTGCGTCGGCTTCCAGTCCCACCTGGGCACCGGGATCGCCGGTGACTACCAGGCCAACCTGCAGCGTTTCGCCGACCTCGGCGTCGACGTGCAGATCACCGAACTCGACGTCGCCCAGGGCGGCAACCAGGCGAACATCTACGCCGCGGTGACCCGGGCCTGCCTGGCGGTGTCGCGGTGCACCGGCATCACCGTGTGGGGCATCCGCGACAGCGACTCCTGGCGCACCGGGGAGAACCCGCTGCTGTTCGACAACTCCGGCAACAAGAAGGCCGCGTACACCTCGGTTCTCAACGCCCTCAACGCCGGTGGTACGACCACCCCGCCCAGCCCGTCGTCGCCGTCGCCCAGCACCCCGCCGCAGCCCGGCGGGGCGTGCAGCGCCACGATCTCGCTCAACTCGTGGAACGGCGGATTCGTCGCCACCGTCCGGGTCACCGCCGGGTCGGCCGGGCTCAACGGCTGGACCGTGGGTGTCACCCTGCCCTCCGGCACCGCCGTGACCGGCACGTGGAGCGCCAGTGGCAGCGGCACCAGCGGGGCGGTCACCTTCCGCAACGTCTCCTACAACGGGCAACTCTCGGCCGGCGGCGCCACCGAGTTCGGTTTCCAGGGCACCGGCGCCGGACCCACCGCCACGCCCACCTGCTCGGCCGGCTGA
- a CDS encoding glycoside hydrolase family 43 protein encodes MPRKAFTGLLCLVVAMLTAVAPAPARADNPIVQTIYTADPAPLVHNGRVYLYTGHDEDGSTWFTMKEWRVYSSADMVNWTDHGSPMSLATFSWASKDAWAGQVVQRNGKFYWYVPVTNRATGRMAIGVGVSTSPTGPFTDALGRPLVENGEIDPTVMIDDDGQAYLYWGNPNLWYVRLNSDMISYSGSATRIPLTTAGFGTRTGDANRPTLYEEGPWVYKRNGLYYNVFAAKCCSEFIGYSTAPGPTGPWTYRGTVMPTQGSSFTNHAGIVDFNGGSYFFYHNGALPGGGGFTRSVAVEKFTYNADGGIPQITMTTGGAPQNGTLNPYLRQEAETIAWSSGVETERASEGGMNIGFLENGDYVKVKGVAFAASATSFSARVASAAAGGRIELRLGSPTGTLVGTCTVPGTGGWQTWTTVGCPVSGAAGTQDLYLRFTGGSGYLFNVNWWQFTGNSGSIR; translated from the coding sequence ATGCCCCGGAAAGCGTTCACCGGCCTGCTCTGCCTGGTCGTGGCCATGCTCACGGCGGTGGCACCGGCCCCCGCCCGAGCCGACAACCCGATCGTGCAGACCATCTACACCGCCGACCCCGCGCCGCTGGTCCACAACGGCCGCGTCTACCTGTACACCGGCCACGACGAGGACGGCTCGACCTGGTTCACCATGAAGGAGTGGCGGGTCTACTCGTCAGCCGACATGGTCAACTGGACCGACCACGGCTCGCCGATGAGCCTGGCCACCTTCAGCTGGGCCAGCAAGGACGCCTGGGCCGGCCAGGTCGTCCAGCGCAACGGCAAGTTCTACTGGTACGTGCCGGTCACCAACCGGGCCACCGGACGGATGGCCATCGGTGTCGGCGTGTCCACCAGCCCGACCGGCCCGTTCACCGACGCGCTCGGCCGCCCCCTGGTCGAGAACGGCGAGATCGACCCGACCGTCATGATCGACGACGACGGCCAGGCCTACCTGTACTGGGGCAACCCCAATCTCTGGTACGTGCGGCTGAACAGCGACATGATCAGCTACAGCGGCAGCGCCACCAGGATCCCGCTGACCACCGCCGGGTTCGGCACCCGCACCGGCGACGCCAACCGGCCCACCCTGTACGAAGAGGGCCCCTGGGTCTACAAACGCAACGGCCTCTACTACAACGTCTTCGCCGCCAAATGCTGCTCGGAGTTCATCGGCTACTCCACCGCGCCCGGCCCGACCGGACCGTGGACCTACCGCGGCACCGTCATGCCCACCCAGGGCAGCAGCTTCACCAACCACGCCGGCATCGTCGACTTCAACGGCGGCTCGTACTTCTTCTACCACAACGGCGCGCTGCCCGGCGGCGGCGGATTCACCCGCTCGGTCGCCGTCGAGAAGTTCACCTACAACGCCGACGGCGGCATCCCGCAGATCACCATGACCACCGGCGGGGCACCGCAGAACGGCACCCTCAACCCGTACCTCCGGCAGGAGGCCGAGACGATCGCCTGGAGCTCCGGCGTCGAGACCGAACGCGCGAGCGAGGGCGGCATGAACATCGGCTTCCTCGAGAACGGCGACTACGTCAAGGTCAAGGGCGTCGCCTTCGCAGCGAGCGCGACCTCGTTCTCGGCCCGGGTCGCCTCCGCCGCTGCGGGCGGCCGCATCGAGCTGCGGCTGGGCAGCCCCACCGGCACGCTCGTCGGCACCTGCACCGTGCCGGGCACCGGCGGCTGGCAGACCTGGACCACGGTCGGTTGCCCGGTCAGCGGCGCCGCCGGCACCCAGGACCTGTACCTGCGATTCACCGGCGGCAGCGGCTACCTCTTCAACGTGAACTGGTGGCAGTTCACCGGCAACTCCGGGAGCATCCGATGA
- a CDS encoding ricin-type beta-trefoil lectin domain protein, giving the protein MPQRKRWLVLVAALLAAVFTQPSPAAAESNGGTRVMPLGDSITEGTQIPGGYRIGLWQRLVAAGYRTDFVGSQFNGPAALGDHDHQGHPGWRIDQIDANVAGWLRATTPRTVLLHIGTNDILQNYNVSGAPSRLSALIDRITATVPSADVFVATIIPLANSGQEAAARTFNAAIPGIVQSKGGRVHLVDMHAALTTADLIDGVHPTATGYDKMAAAWYAALRSVPGSIGDPGTGTGNALVSTASGRCLDVPGSSTANGTQPIIWDCSGAANQRWTYDGQTVKALGKCLDSPTGATSGAKAQLWDCSGAANQRWTFTSGSTIRNAQSGLCLETGGTANGSTATLRTCTGTAAQNWTRR; this is encoded by the coding sequence ATGCCCCAACGAAAACGGTGGCTCGTCCTCGTCGCCGCCCTGCTCGCGGCCGTATTCACCCAGCCCAGCCCGGCGGCCGCGGAATCCAACGGCGGCACCCGCGTCATGCCGCTCGGTGACTCCATCACCGAGGGCACCCAGATCCCCGGCGGCTACCGGATCGGCCTGTGGCAGCGACTGGTCGCGGCCGGATACCGCACCGATTTCGTCGGCTCGCAGTTCAACGGCCCGGCCGCCCTCGGCGACCACGACCACCAGGGCCACCCCGGATGGCGCATCGACCAGATCGACGCCAACGTCGCCGGCTGGCTGCGCGCCACCACCCCGCGCACCGTGCTGCTGCACATCGGCACCAACGACATCCTGCAGAACTACAACGTCAGCGGCGCCCCGAGCCGGCTGTCGGCGCTGATCGACCGGATCACCGCCACGGTCCCGTCGGCCGACGTCTTCGTGGCCACCATCATCCCGCTGGCCAACTCCGGCCAGGAGGCCGCCGCCCGCACCTTCAACGCGGCCATCCCCGGCATCGTGCAGAGCAAGGGCGGGCGGGTGCACCTGGTCGACATGCATGCCGCACTCACCACCGCCGACCTGATCGACGGCGTCCACCCGACCGCCACCGGCTACGACAAGATGGCCGCCGCCTGGTATGCGGCCCTACGGTCGGTGCCCGGCAGCATCGGCGACCCCGGCACCGGTACCGGCAACGCGCTGGTCTCCACCGCCTCCGGCCGCTGCCTGGACGTCCCCGGCAGCAGCACCGCCAACGGCACCCAGCCGATCATCTGGGACTGCAGCGGCGCCGCCAACCAGCGCTGGACCTACGACGGCCAGACCGTCAAGGCGCTCGGCAAATGCCTCGACTCACCGACGGGCGCGACGTCCGGCGCCAAAGCCCAGCTGTGGGACTGCAGCGGCGCGGCCAACCAACGCTGGACGTTCACCTCCGGCAGCACCATCCGTAACGCCCAGTCCGGGCTGTGCCTGGAGACCGGCGGCACCGCGAACGGTTCCACCGCCACCCTCCGGACCTGCACCGGGACCGCCGCACAGAATTGGACCAGGCGATGA